The Aedes aegypti strain LVP_AGWG chromosome 3, AaegL5.0 Primary Assembly, whole genome shotgun sequence genome contains a region encoding:
- the LOC5578950 gene encoding CD63 antigen — protein MAITIGVPTLRCTLILLNMLCFLSGLSLAIVGAVMHTKLAAITNLTHRDNLLTSQSLLAMGLGVIIFAVSFFGFCGAAKHSYCMTVTYVLMLMTLIVVQIALAVLLFAGVDQNRHDYLEWFDEYFDHNISVSKASSVVDPVIDYLQTTYGCCGKISFLDWGNKLPDSCCADGQRGPNCVPFKEGCERMLEGYIRQTGKIIGWILMWLTVFEFIALTLACCLANGIKNRVDALYFA, from the coding sequence ATGGCGATCACGATAGGCGTTCCCACGCTGCGCTGCACCCTGATCCTGCTGAACATGCTCTGCTTCCTGAGTGGCCTCTCGCTGGCCATCGTGGGTGCCGTTATGCACACCAAGCTGGCAGCGATCACTAACCTGACCCATCGGGACAACCTTCTGACCAGTCAATCGCTGTTGGCCATGGGACTGGGCGTGATCATCTTTGCGGTGTCCTTCTTCGGGTTCTGCGGAGCGGCCAAACACTCCTACTGCATGACCGTGACCTACGTGCTGATGTTGATGACCCTGATCGTGGTCCAGATTGCGCTGGCTGTGCTTCTGTTTGCCGGAGTGGACCAAAACCGTCACGATTACCTGGAGTGGTTCGACGAGTACTTCGACCACAATATCAGCGTATCCAAAGCGTCCAGCGTTGTGGACCCGGTTATCGACTATCTACAGACTACGTATGGTTGCTGCGGAAAGATATCCTTTTTGGACTGGGGCAACAAACTGCCGGATTCGTGCTGTGCGGATGGTCAAAGAGGGCCAAACTGCGTCCCATTCAAGGAGGGATGCGAAAGGATGCTGGAAGGATACATTCGCCAAACTGGGAAAATCATCGGCTGGATCCTCATGTGGCTGACGGTGTTTGAGTTCATCGCGCTGACGTTGGCGTGCTGCCTAGCCAACGGGATCAAGAACCGAGTGGATGCACTGTACTTTGCTTGA